GATGGATCCTACAAATTAAGGCCTTATGTTTTGACATTATATATGCAGGCCTTGACCCTTTTTAGGCCCATTTATTAGGCTTCCTCTTCCATTACCCAATGTCAAAAGCCTCTCATTATCGACTCCTTCACGGTCCACATGATGAGCAAGAAATTGCTTCCCTTGGTCTATGCATTATACACAGCTCCAATGCTCAAAATCAAAGAGAAGATAGAAGAAAACTagcaatttcaattattttcaaacTTCCCATATGGGCTTCTCCATGGCAGATTCCCCAAGTGAGAGCTGTTGCTGAAAATGACTCATCATTGGCATTCTCTGCTGGCTCATTGCTCCCATTTCCATtcgctgctgctgctgctgctgttgttCATGCAAATTTGCTGGTCTTGACCCTCCAATCCCCATAAAGTCACGAGTCATCATGTCACTGCTTTCACCATTATGCCCCACAAGTCTTGATGGTCCACTCGCGGTCCGCTCCATTGAATGAGCCCTTCCATGTATCAAGCTAGTAGTATTACCACTATCTTGATGATCATTATTACTATGTTCTATGTTTTTCATGAACCCTGGATTTTGATCAGTGCCCATGAACATAGTACTGAGCATTCCCATATCGCTCATGCCTGAGCTACTTGTAGGATCAAAGAATTGTGACATTTCTTGTTGGCCTTTTTGTAAGGTACCGTTGGGTTGGTTGTATCCTCCACCATTGATTCCCACCAAGTGTGTTTGATCAAGCAGCTGTGACGATGGAAAGTGATCATATGAGGTGGTGTTATTATGCTGCTGAACGCCACCGAAAGATGGAGGTCGCGGTAGTTGTGGTCTTATGGGAATGATCTGATCTGGACATGCCATGCTACTCGCAAAGCTCTTTTGCATCATAGGGGAGTTAATACTGTTACTAGCAGTTGCACCCATTTGCGCTGCTTTTTGCAGTAAGGCTGTTGCTGACATTTGAGCTGAGCTTGAAATTTGGCAACCATTTTTCCCATCTTGTAGATAATTGTACCCAGACGAGCTATTGGAACTGAGTTGTAAGCTAGAAGAAGTTGAGGCAATACTTCTCGGACCGCCAAAGAGAGTGCCTGAACTACTTGAAAACATGCCTCCTGCCATGTTCATGGACTTAAATGGCATAGGTACGAGCTCTTGAGGAAGGGATTTCAGTGGATTTTTGGGGTCAAAGCTATTAAAATCTGATATTCCAATAGAAGTGTTTGTATTGGTGGTTAATGGCATAGAGGACATGAGCTCAGGCATTTGGTTTTGCAAGTGTGATCCCGTTAGTCCTTGGTTTActttgttgttttcttctgCCAATGCGTCACAAAAAGCTCTATGGGTAATGAAGCTATCTCTTCTGCATGATTGGTCATTAAAAAGTAAGGTCAAAAGTGAGATTGATAAGAGAGCAAGATTGCAAACAAGAGCAGGTACGTAGATCCTGTAAGTTAAATGTtcaaagtataaaattaaggTGCATGTCAAAAAGGAAATGTGAAAAGTACATTAATTTGTCGGCCATTCCCTagcatatatttttaacatggAGAGAGACAATAATTACAGTTCTCTTTTGaattattatcatcataatAATGCAATCTGCATACAGTAAGTAACAAATCATTAACTCAAGTATCTCTGCGGGCCTGGACCCTTTTCTCATaactaaaaaatcaaaaagaagcaTCCACATTTTATGCATATAGAAGAATCATtttcaacaaaaagaaaatacggTCTTTAGATTGTTATTAACCTGGAAAAGATGGTTCCACAATCACATTTGTATTCCCTTGTACCGCAGGTCTTTTGATGAGCTTTCCAATCAGATTGAACTGCATATTTCTTGGAGCACTTATCACATTTCCATTTCTTCTCACCATGTTTTCTGCTAAAATGCTTTTTAATGCCTGTTAGGTCTCCCAATGCACGAGCCGGGTTGTGGTGAACACATGTTGGTTCAGGGCATATATAGACTCGTTTCTTTACTTCAGTTGTAGTTCTTTGCCTTAGCTTCCATGGAAGGTTATGGCCTCTTCTATGCAGTTGTAGATTTTGATCCCTTTGAAACCCTTTGTTGCATATTTCACATACAAACCGGTTGGTTGCCATAAGAGTTGTTGGCGATAAAGCAATAACATCCGCATTAGGATCTgatcattaaaattaaaccagtattattatttttaatttttaagaagaattaatattagttACTCAATTGTCATTAGAGAAAAAGGAGCATGATGATGTGCTGCAAGAAAGTAACCGGAAGTAAGAACATTGACAATTGTGATCCGTTTTTGGTAATATTTCTATGAAAAGTACAGTCAGCAGTCATGGCTGTATGTTTGAAGACAGTGTGAAACAAAAGGAGACAGACAAGATACCgggaaaaaaaggaaaaagaaaaggaagttaAGAGTCAAGTAAACAGTTCACTGCAATTATTGTAATCTCAAAGCAATAATTGagcctttcaattaatatcattaataaCTATTCCTTccaagaagagaagaaagtaATGAATACCTCTTGAAAATTCATACCTTTTCGAACAGTCAAGAACCCCTTTCTCATTAGTCTCTAAAGTCTTATTATTACTAAGACCAAGACTAAAATCAATCATTATTAGAAGTATATGTTAATTACTGGGTTACATAAATGAGGATAAATAGTTGAACTTGCCTGGAGTTCCTGgcagatttcttttcttcttgacTGCAGTCTGTTGAGAGGTAGAGCCATTGCTGTTAGTAGCACCAGAATTAGGTCCTGATAAGTTGGAGCCATGGAAGTGATTTTGTAGCTGCTGCTGCTTTTCTTGAAGTTGCTGCACTTCTTCTCCAGTATTTCCAGAAGAGAAGCTTCCCTCCCCACCTGTGATATTTGACATTTAAAAGTGAAAAGATTGAGATAATTATAACACAAGTTTCACTTtgtctctttcctttttcttgaaagtcttttttctttccaagctctttttcttattgttggTGCTATCAGTAAAAGGGAGAAATTGTTTTTTGGTAAAACGGGAAATCAGGAGTTCTGCTCTCACCAGAGGAAGACAAAATCCAAGGAATTCTCCATCATTTCTGGTAAAGAAGGATACTACCAGTACTATTCCTGATAAAAGACTAACTTTGGAACTTGGTCTTCTTTGGCCTTACATACTTATATATAGTGTTTAAAAAGAGACAATCAGTAAATAACAGCAGTAATAAGGGTATTGATGTACTTAACCTTCAGGGTGGTAGTAATTGAAGATTTTCACCAAACTATATAAATTTCTGGGTTGAAATCCTAAAGGGACGATTCTTGAGGCATTTATGCTTCTTGTAATACCATCCAAACCACGCTTAGATAAGATCTATTCCATTAAATTCCGAAATTAGAACTGCGGTCACAGATTTGTACCAGTAAAAATTGCTCCACTGTTTGTctctctttctcctttttgtgatttaaaaaaatattaatcaccCCTAAAAAGGCAAAAAGGaatattagttattataatattagtcAAAATAGTAATAGAATTACTCCtggttctttcttttttaaattggaTTTTATTCGAAGAAACTCATAATATTGTatcttgaaaatttttaataactaattataaacaaatttaagttagattttttttaataattactgATGTTAGGAGACATTGAATTGATAAACATTTTAAGTAATATGGGataaattcaattacaatgttacctgattatatatatacatattcgATTAGTTCTGATCTAATGGTGTGTAAATagctaaattaacttttagaGTAAAATAAGTCAATTATTAATGGGTTGATGAATTAACTTCCATGTCTGtgtgaaataaaatatttgtcaaaGAAACCTCTGGTGAGGAGGTGCTTTCTTTTGCCATACCTTCAGAAGTCAGTTCATTTCATAGATGATGAatgtttaatttgttttcttggaGAAGCTTATTTTGTCTTTGGATATATCTCTGAGAACTCTTTGCCATGCCGAAACCTTTTTGTCTTATTTGATCCAAACGGCTGAACGGAGCCAAGCAGGTCATTGTCTTTCTTTacgaaaaaaaaatttaagaaaccCTGATGAATTAATGACACGAAAGaatatttcttctttgtttttctaggtacaATTTTATAATCACGTTGATAGCTAAGgctacttttattattattattattaagaaaataatatgcttGCTTTACCCACAAACTTTGCAATATAGTCACACTAATGCAGTGCAGACCCTCTTcgattatatatttatctctGTAGAAGGTGAATCTTGTTCTGATTTTCTTGTCATTAAGTAATTTTACATCATGGATTAAATATAACTATCTTGTCACCTAATATAACAGCAAAGTTAGGATGCATATgcagtaatatttatatttgattttgccTGAGTGACAATCCATAACTCAGGAAAGACAATCTATGAAGTTAGAATTGGACAATCTCTAAATCCagttcataataataataatcaaaaaCCCCACAACCAAACCAGAAGAAAAGTGTAAAACAGATTCCACTGCCATATTGTGTTTGAATCTCTTGTCCATTACCTCCCCGAATTGAATTAGAACAAAATTCCAGTACGTACCAGcatcttaaatatatatgtaaaacgAGATGGATAATGGGATTTTCATTATTGGTGAAATTAGAATGATAGATACTTTCTCTTAAGCATTGTAATTAAAATGTGGACTTACTTACGTTACAAGTTACCATGGCTACAAAAGATTTAACCAGAAACAACAAGGAGACAGAATCTGGAATATGAAACAACATAGGCTAAGATCTAAAACTCtagtcaaaataataatatcttgaAGCATCGGCTTGGAGCAAATGCTACTTCTTTTTGACAACTAGCGACGATGACAAACAAATTACTTAGTTATTGTCGATGGAGTAATTCTAATCGATGCAATCTATGCAGCCAACATCAACACAACAATGCACAGACACACAAGGAATTGACAATTTTACgtgtattcttttcttttctctctcttttataTGTATCATTGATTATAGTTGATGACTTGAATATTTAGTTGCAAGTATTtaagtataaatttaaagGTTAGACCAAGTCGCTAATTGACATTAGCAAGAACCCTACGGATAAAACCAACAGAAAAGACGGCCAAGGACCTTATATTCCTTTTCCCATGAGCATTTTCCACTGAAAATGatgtttgataaaagaaagcaGACAAtggaatttcttttcttgaggATGTAGACATGTTTTTCTtaggaaaaagaataaatacaaaaggaatATGTTATTTTGGTATTATAGTTTCCATCATACCTATTAACCTTGACGATATTCTGtgtcaaatttataatcttCTGTGTGCTCCATTTTAGAAGTTAGAACACAGCAAGTGGTAAGATTAATTGCAGCGAAAGACTTAGAGATCCCCTAATACACACTTATTTTACATGTGGACTGGCTTAATTAAGCAGTTTCATTAATTGGAAAAGAACGAAATGCACTGGGTTgctggattattaattaggGCAAACACTCTGTAAGCcaaaatttatccctttttaCATCTTTCTTCTAGTTTTATAAGCTTAGGCCATTGTAGTTCACAGGCATCAAACTAAAAGTAGGAGCAAAAGGGGAAAATGAAATCAAGGACCCTTTTGGGCTTTGACCCAAACTAAAGTTACAGTTTGAGAAGAGAGATCAAAACCTTCTTGAAAATTATTGGACTGATAGTAGGCAGCACTATGCCACTAATCATTAACATTATCATTATGTGCCAAACTTATGAGATGGACTCCATCTGCTTTACACTCCATttcaaatttgatttcttAGGGTTAGTTTGGTAAAAAGTTTTGGCTTTAATTATGTACTATAGcaattatttcatatttttcttttattcaatttcaaatcaaaaaatcttatgaaaataatatgtacaaatacATAGAAAATGGGGAGAgtacaaaaaaggaaaaaataaaataaaaataaaaatgtgagatagaaaatatagaaaa
The Ricinus communis isolate WT05 ecotype wild-type chromosome 1, ASM1957865v1, whole genome shotgun sequence DNA segment above includes these coding regions:
- the LOC8287152 gene encoding zinc finger protein GAI-ASSOCIATED FACTOR 1, with translation MSNITGGEGSFSSGNTGEEVQQLQEKQQQLQNHFHGSNLSGPNSGATNSNGSTSQQTAVKKKRNLPGTPDPNADVIALSPTTLMATNRFVCEICNKGFQRDQNLQLHRRGHNLPWKLRQRTTTEVKKRVYICPEPTCVHHNPARALGDLTGIKKHFSRKHGEKKWKCDKCSKKYAVQSDWKAHQKTCGTREYKCDCGTIFSRRDSFITHRAFCDALAEENNKVNQGLTGSHLQNQMPELMSSMPLTTNTNTSIGISDFNSFDPKNPLKSLPQELVPMPFKSMNMAGGMFSSSSGTLFGGPRSIASTSSSLQLSSNSSSGYNYLQDGKNGCQISSSAQMSATALLQKAAQMGATASNSINSPMMQKSFASSMACPDQIIPIRPQLPRPPSFGGVQQHNNTTSYDHFPSSQLLDQTHLVGINGGGYNQPNGTLQKGQQEMSQFFDPTSSSGMSDMGMLSTMFMGTDQNPGFMKNIEHSNNDHQDSGNTTSLIHGRAHSMERTASGPSRLVGHNGESSDMMTRDFMGIGGSRPANLHEQQQQQQQRMEMGAMSQQRMPMMSHFQQQLSLGESAMEKPIWEV